The following coding sequences lie in one Myxococcus xanthus genomic window:
- a CDS encoding GvpL/GvpF family gas vesicle protein yields the protein MSRTTRPRKGAAHGDSRTAQVARPSPPTAETVTPDGLRYLYGIVRATASLDVGRIGLGAVPSQVYAVSEAGLAAMVSVAPGRVVDPTRANLLGHQRVTETLLREHTVLPVAFGTVMASEAQVRAVLRTAHGELSGVLDALEGKVELGLKVLWHREHLAQRLVLEDAQLHRRDDEPEAEHERRLEAAVEDRAGRDMRALLEGLRPRAAATRELPLVGERMLLNAAFLVERARLESFEEKVRSLAARSDTYSFRFTGPWAPYSFVDVHLGLRDEGAVGT from the coding sequence ATGTCCCGGACGACACGGCCCCGGAAGGGGGCGGCTCACGGCGACAGCCGCACGGCCCAGGTCGCCCGGCCTTCGCCTCCCACGGCGGAGACGGTGACGCCCGACGGGCTCCGGTATCTCTACGGCATCGTCCGTGCCACCGCGTCCCTGGACGTCGGGCGTATCGGCTTGGGCGCCGTTCCATCACAGGTGTACGCGGTGAGTGAGGCCGGCCTTGCCGCCATGGTGTCCGTGGCCCCCGGCCGCGTGGTGGACCCGACGCGGGCGAACCTGCTCGGGCACCAGCGCGTCACCGAAACCCTGCTCCGTGAGCACACCGTGCTCCCCGTGGCCTTCGGCACCGTCATGGCGTCCGAGGCCCAGGTACGCGCTGTCCTGCGCACGGCCCATGGCGAACTGTCCGGCGTGCTGGACGCGCTGGAGGGCAAGGTGGAGCTGGGCCTGAAGGTGCTCTGGCACCGCGAGCACCTCGCCCAGCGGTTGGTGCTGGAAGACGCCCAGCTTCACCGGCGCGATGATGAGCCGGAGGCCGAGCACGAGCGCCGCTTGGAGGCCGCCGTCGAGGACCGCGCCGGGCGTGACATGCGGGCACTGCTGGAAGGCCTGCGCCCCCGTGCCGCCGCCACGCGCGAGCTTCCCCTCGTAGGAGAGCGGATGCTGCTCAACGCTGCCTTCCTCGTCGAGCGGGCACGGCTGGAGTCCTTCGAGGAGAAGGTCCGCTCCCTGGCCGCGCGCTCGGACACGTACTCGTTCCGCTTCACCGGTCCCTGGGCGCCGTACAGCTTCGTGGACGTGCACCTGGGCCTGCGTGACGAGGGCGCGGTGGGGACCTGA
- a CDS encoding response regulator, with amino-acid sequence MTNPSETPKPLVLVVDDYQDAREMYAEYLEFSGFRVAEAKNGQEALDKAFELRPDIILMDLSLPIMDGWEATRRLKGDDRTRAIPVVALTGHAMTGQSDEAKGAGCDSFVTKPCLPDALVDEVRRVLATHGGASAR; translated from the coding sequence ATGACGAACCCATCTGAGACCCCGAAGCCCCTCGTGCTCGTCGTAGACGACTATCAAGATGCCCGGGAGATGTACGCCGAGTACCTGGAGTTCTCGGGCTTTCGCGTCGCCGAGGCGAAGAACGGCCAGGAGGCGCTGGACAAGGCCTTCGAGCTGCGGCCCGACATCATCCTCATGGACCTGTCGCTGCCCATCATGGACGGCTGGGAGGCGACACGGCGGCTGAAGGGCGACGACCGCACGCGCGCCATCCCCGTAGTGGCGCTCACGGGCCATGCGATGACGGGGCAGTCCGACGAAGCCAAGGGCGCGGGCTGCGACTCCTTCGTCACCAAGCCCTGCCTGCCGGACGCGCTGGTGGATGAAGTCCGCCGCGTGCTCGCCACCCACGGAGGCGCATCGGCGAGGTGA
- a CDS encoding PAS domain-containing sensor histidine kinase, whose product MAPPAALPTPTPEPDVEARLALAEQLLACDEPRLCARHVVAWLTRERPSDVAACLARDSGTGGWVCLAARNLSEAQRDALAFQPGEASHPLAETLTQGAPRFFATPWAPLPAVGCIAVPLGRPGAPAAGLLLLSADGPTLTPDAAWVSAHVGPRLAAMLPTERREVAGGELLRRIIDTVADPVLLTDLEGRPHIANARAEVLLVAGPDASEGRRRATELNRQVFSSALASFASGDTSTVRRREVPLVDPVEGIDLLFEVVSTPVLEPDGREALVSVLRNVTDLGRATQALGESYRRLRATEREARSERHRLDRVLDSVPDPLILSDPAGGMVMMNGPAEKLFATHPDSGEAALRRLRSNNASFSSFLANLLDAEGRPRWRGQLGLLDPATGATLPMEAVASKVLGDSGELTGIVTLFHDRSEALEKARLLERVKEGSVHLEARVQAATAELAEQNEMLRRQAIQVEQASAAKSQFLANMSHEFRTPLNAILGYTNMLLQGVSGELNPAQKRNLTRIDSNGRHLLEVINEILDITRIEAGRMPLNLSDFGIPELLQEVMAEMDPIIARSKLTVSAHLGPRVPAVYSDRQKVKQIVLNLLSNALKFTHEGSVQVQAEYVAATSTLTISVTDTGIGIDPANQEKIFEDFQQVDSSPTRAYGGTGLGLSICRRLAAMLGGRVTLQSTQGEGSTFTLHFPRRARRA is encoded by the coding sequence GTGGCCCCCCCCGCCGCACTGCCCACCCCAACGCCCGAGCCAGACGTCGAAGCACGGCTCGCCCTGGCCGAGCAGCTGCTCGCCTGCGACGAGCCACGTCTGTGCGCGCGGCACGTGGTGGCGTGGCTCACCCGCGAGCGGCCGTCGGACGTCGCCGCCTGCCTCGCGCGCGACAGCGGCACGGGAGGGTGGGTCTGCCTCGCGGCCCGCAACCTCTCCGAGGCCCAGCGCGACGCCCTGGCGTTCCAGCCCGGTGAGGCCTCCCATCCCCTGGCGGAGACCCTGACGCAGGGGGCACCTCGCTTCTTCGCCACCCCCTGGGCCCCACTTCCGGCCGTGGGGTGCATCGCGGTGCCCCTGGGCCGTCCCGGAGCGCCCGCTGCGGGCCTGCTGCTGCTGTCCGCGGACGGCCCCACGCTGACGCCGGACGCCGCCTGGGTGAGCGCGCACGTCGGCCCCCGGCTGGCCGCCATGCTGCCCACGGAGCGCCGCGAGGTGGCGGGCGGCGAGCTGCTCCGTCGCATCATCGACACCGTGGCGGACCCCGTGCTGCTGACGGACCTGGAGGGGCGGCCCCACATCGCCAACGCCCGCGCGGAGGTGCTGCTGGTGGCGGGGCCGGATGCGAGCGAAGGCCGCCGCCGGGCGACGGAGCTCAACCGGCAGGTGTTCTCCTCCGCGCTGGCCAGCTTCGCCAGCGGTGACACATCCACCGTACGCCGCCGGGAAGTCCCGCTGGTGGACCCGGTGGAGGGAATCGACCTGCTCTTCGAGGTCGTCAGCACGCCCGTGCTCGAGCCGGATGGCCGCGAGGCCCTGGTGAGCGTGCTGCGCAACGTGACGGACCTGGGCCGCGCCACCCAGGCGCTGGGGGAGAGCTACCGGCGCCTGCGCGCCACGGAGCGGGAGGCCCGCAGCGAGCGCCACCGGCTGGACCGCGTGCTGGACTCCGTGCCGGACCCCCTCATCCTGTCCGACCCGGCGGGCGGCATGGTGATGATGAACGGCCCGGCGGAGAAGCTCTTCGCCACGCACCCCGACAGTGGGGAGGCGGCGCTGCGGCGGCTGCGCTCCAACAACGCGAGCTTCTCGTCGTTCCTCGCCAACCTGCTGGACGCGGAGGGCCGGCCCCGCTGGCGCGGGCAGCTCGGGCTGTTGGACCCGGCCACGGGCGCCACGCTCCCCATGGAGGCCGTGGCCAGCAAGGTCCTGGGCGACTCCGGTGAGCTGACGGGCATCGTCACCCTCTTCCACGACCGCAGCGAGGCGCTGGAGAAGGCGCGCCTGTTGGAGCGGGTGAAGGAAGGCTCCGTCCACCTGGAGGCGCGCGTGCAGGCCGCCACCGCGGAGCTGGCCGAACAGAACGAGATGCTGCGCCGGCAGGCCATCCAGGTGGAGCAGGCCAGCGCGGCCAAGTCCCAGTTCCTGGCCAACATGTCCCACGAGTTCCGCACGCCGCTCAACGCCATCCTTGGCTACACGAACATGCTGCTGCAGGGCGTGTCCGGCGAACTGAACCCGGCGCAGAAACGGAACCTCACGCGCATCGACTCCAACGGCAGACACCTGCTGGAGGTCATCAACGAGATTCTGGACATCACCCGCATCGAAGCGGGCCGCATGCCCTTGAACCTGTCGGACTTCGGCATCCCGGAGCTGCTCCAGGAGGTGATGGCGGAGATGGACCCCATCATCGCGCGCAGCAAGCTGACGGTGAGCGCCCACCTCGGCCCGCGCGTGCCGGCTGTGTACAGTGACCGGCAGAAGGTGAAACAAATCGTCCTCAACCTCCTGTCGAATGCGTTGAAGTTCACGCACGAAGGTTCAGTGCAGGTGCAGGCAGAGTACGTGGCTGCTACGTCCACGCTCACCATCTCCGTGACGGACACGGGCATTGGCATCGACCCAGCGAACCAGGAAAAAATCTTCGAGGACTTCCAGCAGGTGGACAGCTCTCCGACCCGGGCCTATGGAGGCACCGGGCTGGGGCTCTCCATCTGCCGGCGCCTGGCGGCCATGCTGGGGGGACGCGTCACCCTCCAGAGCACCCAGGGCGAGGGTTCGACATTCACCCTGCACTTCCCCCGACGCGCGAGGCGCGCATGA
- a CDS encoding FAD-dependent oxidoreductase: MDDEQRAHRSLWTVTAPPRDFPALPGDVTVDVAIIGGGMAGLTTAWLLKRAGKRVAVLDMHRILSGQTGQTTAHLTEVLDTPYATLRRDFGEKGAQLAASSSRAAIEQIAALVDELGIDCDFQRMPMYRYAETERELADLHHEVTAAREAGLLATFTHDVPLPYPVKGALRVEDQALFHPRKYLLALADRIPGDGSHLFENTRVTEVHDGAPCRVVTDRGTVTAAAVVEATTTPLNRVAMHTKLYPYRTYAVAGPLNGPLEPGQYYDSQEPYHYIRTQQVNGRTYVIVGGEDHKVGTDEDTARRYAALEAYTLRRFPVTDITHRWSGQVIEPADGLAYIGRNTASRHVYVATGFSGTGMTFGTLAGMILSDAILDRQNPFAALYSATRVKPQAGAKDFLQENAEVAFHFVADRLSRPDGHRLADVAPGEGKVLEVAGQKVAVYRAEDGTTHAVSPVCTHLGCHVHWNGAERSWDCPCHGGRFSPTGKVLNGPAVKDLPAKKLLT, from the coding sequence ATGGACGACGAGCAGCGGGCGCACAGGTCGCTTTGGACGGTGACGGCCCCCCCGCGCGACTTCCCGGCGCTGCCGGGTGACGTGACGGTGGACGTGGCCATCATCGGCGGGGGGATGGCCGGGCTGACCACGGCGTGGCTCCTGAAGCGCGCTGGCAAGCGCGTGGCGGTGCTGGACATGCACCGCATCCTGTCGGGGCAGACGGGCCAGACGACCGCGCACCTCACCGAGGTGCTCGACACGCCCTACGCCACGCTGCGGCGCGACTTCGGTGAGAAGGGGGCCCAGCTCGCGGCGTCCTCCAGCCGCGCGGCCATCGAGCAGATTGCCGCGCTGGTCGACGAGCTCGGCATCGACTGTGACTTCCAGCGCATGCCCATGTACCGCTACGCGGAGACGGAGCGCGAGCTGGCCGACCTGCACCACGAAGTCACCGCCGCGCGCGAGGCCGGCTTGCTGGCCACCTTCACCCACGACGTGCCCTTGCCGTATCCCGTGAAGGGCGCCCTGCGGGTGGAGGACCAGGCGCTCTTCCATCCTCGCAAGTACCTGCTGGCGCTGGCGGACCGGATTCCCGGCGATGGCAGCCACCTCTTCGAGAACACGCGGGTGACGGAGGTCCACGACGGCGCGCCCTGCCGCGTCGTCACCGACCGGGGCACCGTCACCGCCGCGGCCGTGGTGGAGGCCACCACCACGCCGCTCAACCGCGTGGCCATGCACACCAAGCTCTACCCCTACCGCACCTACGCGGTGGCGGGGCCGCTCAACGGGCCGCTGGAGCCGGGCCAGTACTACGACAGCCAGGAGCCCTATCACTACATCCGCACGCAGCAGGTGAACGGGCGCACCTACGTCATCGTGGGCGGCGAGGACCACAAGGTCGGCACCGACGAGGACACCGCCCGGCGCTACGCCGCGCTGGAGGCCTACACGCTGCGGCGCTTCCCGGTGACGGACATCACCCACCGCTGGTCCGGCCAGGTCATCGAGCCCGCGGACGGGCTGGCGTACATCGGCCGCAACACGGCCAGCCGCCACGTGTACGTGGCCACCGGCTTCTCCGGCACGGGCATGACGTTCGGCACGCTGGCGGGGATGATTCTCTCCGACGCCATCCTCGACAGGCAGAACCCCTTCGCCGCGCTCTACTCGGCGACGCGGGTGAAGCCTCAGGCGGGCGCGAAGGACTTCCTCCAGGAGAACGCGGAGGTCGCCTTCCACTTCGTCGCGGACCGCCTGTCACGGCCGGACGGGCACCGGCTGGCGGACGTGGCGCCCGGCGAGGGCAAGGTCCTGGAGGTCGCGGGACAGAAGGTCGCGGTGTACCGCGCGGAGGACGGCACCACGCACGCGGTGTCCCCGGTGTGCACGCACCTGGGCTGCCACGTGCACTGGAACGGCGCGGAGCGCTCCTGGGACTGTCCCTGTCACGGGGGGCGCTTCAGTCCCACCGGCAAGGTGCTCAACGGCCCCGCCGTGAAGGACCTGCCGGCGAAGAAGCTGCTGACCTGA
- a CDS encoding hemerythrin domain-containing protein, whose translation MDAIELLTQQHDEVKKLFKKYEKLSEGAEAKRQELFEMISDRLSAHASIEEQYFYPAAKAQDTEDLLREAAEEHLSAKRLIADLLDLEPADEEFDAKMQVLQEQIEHHVEEEEGELFKKVRKHMSKEQLVDLGVQMQQEFEELMEGEPRTQVPAETEHAAPI comes from the coding sequence ATGGACGCTATCGAACTGTTGACGCAGCAGCACGACGAGGTGAAGAAGCTGTTCAAGAAATACGAGAAGCTCTCGGAGGGAGCGGAGGCGAAACGCCAGGAACTCTTCGAGATGATTTCCGACCGCTTGAGCGCGCACGCCTCCATCGAGGAGCAGTACTTCTATCCCGCGGCCAAGGCCCAGGACACGGAAGACCTGCTGCGCGAGGCCGCCGAGGAACACCTGTCCGCCAAGCGCCTCATCGCCGACCTGCTGGACCTGGAGCCGGCGGACGAGGAGTTCGACGCGAAGATGCAGGTGCTCCAGGAACAGATTGAGCACCACGTCGAAGAGGAAGAGGGCGAGCTCTTCAAGAAGGTCCGCAAGCACATGTCCAAGGAGCAGCTCGTGGACCTGGGCGTCCAGATGCAGCAGGAGTTCGAGGAGCTCATGGAGGGCGAGCCTCGCACCCAGGTTCCCGCCGAGACGGAGCACGCCGCGCCGATTTGA
- a CDS encoding DNA-3-methyladenine glycosylase family protein codes for MPRPPPDVIRYPSYYTPSVRRALSRADPTLGALMKQVGPFRLQVRPLHSPFGALAESIVYQQLHGKAAATIFGRVCERVGSGRKFTPQALLAVPDTSLREAGLSANKLAALQDLARKTLDGTVPPLAKVRRMDDAELIEHFTQVRGIGQWTVEMLLMFQLERPDVLPVDDYGVRKGFMKAYGLPEMPKPKALLAYGERWRPWRSVASWYMWRSAELPDAPPVEG; via the coding sequence ATGCCGCGTCCTCCTCCCGACGTCATTCGATACCCCAGTTACTACACGCCCTCGGTCCGCCGTGCCCTGTCGCGCGCGGACCCGACGCTGGGCGCATTGATGAAGCAGGTCGGTCCCTTCCGCCTCCAGGTGCGTCCGCTGCACAGCCCGTTCGGCGCGCTGGCGGAGTCCATCGTCTACCAGCAGCTCCACGGCAAGGCGGCCGCTACCATCTTCGGTCGCGTGTGCGAGCGCGTGGGCTCGGGACGGAAGTTCACGCCCCAGGCGCTGCTCGCGGTTCCGGACACGTCGCTGCGCGAAGCGGGCCTGTCCGCCAACAAGCTGGCCGCGCTCCAGGACCTGGCGCGCAAGACACTGGACGGCACCGTGCCGCCGCTGGCCAAGGTCCGGCGCATGGATGACGCCGAGCTCATCGAGCACTTCACCCAGGTGCGCGGCATTGGCCAGTGGACGGTGGAGATGCTGCTCATGTTCCAGCTCGAGCGACCCGACGTGCTGCCCGTGGACGACTACGGCGTGCGCAAGGGCTTCATGAAAGCCTATGGCCTGCCGGAGATGCCCAAGCCCAAGGCGCTGCTCGCTTACGGCGAGCGCTGGAGGCCCTGGCGCTCGGTGGCCAGCTGGTACATGTGGCGCTCGGCGGAGCTCCCCGACGCGCCGCCCGTGGAGGGCTGA
- a CDS encoding MFS transporter — protein sequence MRLPSSRLALLCMLYFVQGLPFGFQATALPVYLRSQGVSLTTIGLLGALWLPWALKALWAPLVDRYGSARIGRRKSWILPMQAGLAASCAAAAVAASRDALPALLALVFLMNLFAATQDIAVDGFAVDTLRPSELGLGNTAQVVGYKLGMLTGGGLLVWASARIGWSGLFVAMALLCLAVFTVMLFVRESPPEAHATPSTPTARQEPDWRELFQRLKKALLLPGAGWLLLFITTYKLGESMSDVLFKPFLVDAGFTAAQIGLWVGTWGTGASIAGSLAGGLLASRMPLLGAVGLTASLRVIPLVGRWLLATGGVTDAGVIGVTMAEEFFGGALTTVMFAFMMSRVDRRIGATHYTLLASLEVWGKAPAGPLAGWLADPKHGLNLGYAPVFLLGIALSVAFLVLLVPMRRQRHAPSTALNTA from the coding sequence ATGAGACTCCCGTCGTCCCGGCTCGCCCTGCTGTGCATGCTCTACTTCGTGCAGGGCCTGCCCTTCGGCTTCCAGGCCACCGCCCTGCCGGTGTACCTGCGCTCGCAGGGCGTCTCGCTGACCACCATTGGACTGCTCGGCGCGCTGTGGTTGCCCTGGGCCCTCAAGGCGCTCTGGGCGCCCCTGGTGGACCGGTATGGCTCGGCGCGCATCGGCCGGCGCAAGTCGTGGATTCTGCCGATGCAGGCGGGGCTCGCGGCCAGCTGCGCCGCGGCGGCGGTCGCGGCTTCACGGGACGCGCTCCCCGCCCTGCTGGCGCTCGTCTTCCTGATGAACCTGTTCGCCGCCACGCAGGACATCGCGGTGGATGGCTTCGCCGTGGACACCCTGCGCCCCAGTGAGCTGGGCCTGGGCAACACCGCGCAGGTGGTGGGCTACAAACTGGGAATGCTGACGGGCGGCGGGCTCCTGGTGTGGGCCAGCGCGCGCATCGGCTGGTCCGGCCTCTTCGTCGCCATGGCGCTGCTGTGTCTGGCCGTCTTCACGGTGATGCTCTTCGTCCGGGAGTCTCCCCCCGAGGCGCATGCCACGCCGTCCACGCCCACCGCCCGGCAGGAGCCGGATTGGCGCGAGCTGTTCCAGCGGCTCAAGAAGGCGCTCCTGCTGCCGGGCGCGGGCTGGCTGCTGCTCTTCATCACCACGTACAAGCTGGGCGAGAGCATGTCCGACGTGCTCTTCAAGCCGTTCCTCGTCGACGCGGGCTTCACCGCCGCGCAGATTGGCCTGTGGGTGGGCACGTGGGGCACGGGCGCGTCCATTGCCGGCTCACTGGCCGGAGGACTGCTGGCCTCCCGCATGCCGCTGCTGGGCGCTGTGGGGCTCACCGCGTCCCTGCGGGTGATTCCCCTGGTGGGACGGTGGCTGCTGGCCACGGGAGGCGTCACCGACGCGGGCGTCATCGGCGTCACCATGGCCGAGGAGTTCTTCGGCGGCGCCCTCACCACGGTGATGTTCGCCTTCATGATGTCGCGCGTGGACCGCCGCATCGGCGCCACGCACTACACGCTGCTCGCCAGCCTGGAGGTCTGGGGCAAGGCGCCCGCGGGCCCGCTCGCGGGCTGGCTCGCGGACCCGAAACACGGGCTCAACCTGGGCTACGCGCCCGTCTTCCTGCTGGGCATCGCCCTGTCCGTGGCCTTCCTGGTGCTGCTGGTGCCCATGCGGCGCCAGCGGCATGCCCCGAGCACCGCGCTCAACACCGCCTGA
- a CDS encoding APC family permease yields the protein MKRGESAPSPSLRVLDVMALTVGIVLGAGIFKAPSLVAAQSASGEAMLLTWLLGGVASLVGALCYAELASAWPHPGGDYHYLYRALGKGPAFLFAWARLTVIPTGSIALLAFVFGDYATQLFPLGPYSSPVYAAMLVVGLTAVNIAGLRQGTRTQNLLTALEVLGVGAVVIVGLLFTPALVPAEVAPTPAASSGTAWGLAMVFVLLTYGGWNEVAYLSSEVRGSRRAIAWSLLASIGLVTALYLLVNVAYLRGLGLEGMARSEAVAADLMQRAVGSGGALVLSVIIAISALTSANATVLTGARTHYAFGRDSVLFNGLGQWRAKSNGPSRALLVQGAISLALVGLGTLTRQGFETMVEYTAPVFWLFFLLTGVSLMVLRVREPDAPRPFRVPLYPLTPLLFIGICAYVLYSSLAFTGLGALAGLAVLGTGGVLLAVETARTRRGSQGASPKASSSPRLQRTKEAT from the coding sequence TTGAAGCGTGGTGAGTCCGCGCCGTCTCCGTCATTGCGCGTGCTGGATGTGATGGCCCTTACAGTGGGCATCGTCCTGGGGGCAGGCATCTTCAAGGCGCCCTCGCTGGTGGCCGCGCAGTCCGCCAGTGGTGAGGCCATGCTGCTCACGTGGCTGCTGGGCGGTGTCGCGTCGCTGGTGGGGGCGCTGTGTTACGCGGAGCTGGCCAGCGCCTGGCCTCACCCGGGCGGGGACTACCACTACCTGTACCGCGCCCTGGGCAAGGGGCCCGCCTTCCTCTTCGCGTGGGCGCGGCTGACCGTCATCCCCACCGGCTCCATCGCACTGCTGGCCTTCGTCTTCGGGGACTACGCCACGCAGCTCTTCCCCCTGGGACCGTATTCGTCGCCCGTCTACGCGGCCATGCTGGTGGTGGGGCTGACGGCGGTGAATATCGCCGGACTTCGGCAGGGGACCCGTACGCAGAACCTGCTCACGGCCCTGGAGGTTCTGGGAGTGGGGGCTGTCGTCATCGTGGGGCTGCTGTTCACGCCCGCTCTGGTGCCCGCGGAGGTGGCGCCGACACCGGCCGCGTCGTCGGGGACCGCCTGGGGCCTGGCCATGGTGTTCGTGCTGCTGACGTACGGCGGCTGGAACGAGGTGGCGTACCTGTCCTCGGAGGTGCGGGGTTCGCGGCGCGCCATTGCGTGGTCTCTGCTGGCGAGCATCGGGCTGGTGACGGCGCTGTACCTGCTGGTCAACGTGGCGTACCTGCGCGGCCTGGGGCTCGAAGGCATGGCGCGTTCGGAGGCGGTGGCCGCGGACCTGATGCAGCGCGCGGTGGGCAGCGGGGGCGCGCTGGTGCTGAGCGTCATCATCGCCATCTCCGCGCTGACGTCCGCCAACGCCACGGTGCTGACGGGGGCCCGGACCCACTATGCCTTCGGGCGGGACAGCGTGCTGTTCAATGGGCTGGGGCAGTGGCGCGCGAAGTCCAATGGCCCGTCCCGCGCGCTGCTGGTGCAGGGGGCCATCTCCCTGGCGTTGGTGGGGCTGGGGACGCTGACGCGTCAGGGCTTCGAGACGATGGTGGAGTACACCGCGCCCGTCTTCTGGCTCTTCTTCCTGCTGACGGGCGTGTCGCTGATGGTGCTGCGCGTGCGCGAGCCGGATGCGCCACGGCCGTTCCGCGTGCCGCTGTATCCGCTCACGCCGCTGCTCTTCATCGGCATCTGCGCCTACGTCCTCTATTCCAGCCTGGCCTTCACCGGGCTGGGCGCGCTCGCGGGGCTGGCCGTGCTGGGCACGGGCGGCGTGCTGCTCGCCGTGGAGACGGCGCGGACCCGCAGGGGCTCGCAGGGTGCCTCCCCCAAGGCCTCTTCTTCTCCCAGATTGCAACGAACGAAGGAGGCGACATGA
- a CDS encoding SAM-dependent methyltransferase — protein MKRRMMVLASMVGMAANAASVSTAQQTVTVQVRGPSGGAIQAPDVPFVPTPEGAVDGMLALAGVKPGDTVYDLGSGDGRIVISAVQKHGAKHAVGVDINPERIAEANQNASQAGVKNKVEFRQGDLFDADISDASVVTLYLLPSVNERLKSKLLSELKPGTRIVSHSFDMGDWAPTKTVQSEGRTLYLWVVPERGTGGAPR, from the coding sequence ATGAAGCGAAGGATGATGGTTCTCGCGTCCATGGTGGGGATGGCCGCGAACGCCGCGAGTGTCTCGACGGCGCAGCAGACGGTGACGGTGCAGGTTCGCGGCCCATCAGGCGGCGCGATTCAGGCACCCGACGTTCCCTTCGTCCCCACACCGGAAGGTGCCGTGGATGGGATGCTGGCATTGGCTGGCGTGAAGCCCGGGGACACTGTCTATGATTTGGGCAGCGGAGACGGCCGCATCGTCATCTCCGCTGTCCAGAAGCACGGGGCGAAGCACGCCGTGGGCGTGGACATCAACCCGGAGCGCATCGCCGAGGCCAACCAGAACGCGAGCCAGGCGGGCGTGAAGAACAAGGTGGAGTTCCGCCAGGGAGACCTCTTCGACGCGGACATCAGTGACGCGTCGGTGGTGACGCTCTACCTGCTGCCCTCCGTCAACGAGCGGCTCAAGTCCAAGCTGCTCTCGGAGCTGAAGCCAGGCACGCGCATCGTGTCGCACAGCTTCGACATGGGGGACTGGGCGCCGACCAAGACGGTGCAGAGCGAGGGACGGACGCTCTACCTCTGGGTCGTCCCCGAGCGCGGCACGGGCGGCGCGCCCCGCTGA
- a CDS encoding pyridoxal phosphate-dependent aminotransferase: MSDDVPLPAFRAVPRTGVIFVTAEASRRGYRSSDPEWCNLGQGQPETGDLPRAPPRLNQVTIDVADMEYAPVAGLWEVRESIASLYNRLYRRGMPSQYSAENVSLSGGGRAALTRAAASLGAVNLGHFLPDYTAYEELLDVFKAFTAIPILLEGERGYAFTAEDLRREVQGRGLSALLFSNPCNPTGKLVHGEEMARWVSVAREHECSLLVDEFYSHYIWTGRPGHLPVESAARYVEDVNKDPVVLFDGFTKNWRYPGWRMTWTVGPRQVIEAVSSAGSFLDGGGSRPLQRAAIQLLQEEPVVAETMAIHNAFREKRDRFHSRLERIGIRTDRAPDGTFYVWGNVSGLPPPLNDGMGFFRAALDQKIIAVPGEFFDVNPGKRRARPSRFRGYVRLSFGPSMETLEKALSRLEAMVLHYSRTPGQPPPAP; encoded by the coding sequence GTGAGCGACGACGTTCCCCTTCCGGCATTCCGCGCCGTGCCCCGCACCGGCGTCATCTTCGTCACCGCCGAGGCCTCCCGCCGCGGCTACCGCTCCAGCGACCCGGAGTGGTGCAACCTGGGCCAGGGCCAGCCGGAGACGGGAGACCTCCCCCGCGCGCCGCCCCGGCTGAACCAGGTCACCATCGACGTGGCCGACATGGAGTACGCCCCCGTCGCCGGTCTCTGGGAGGTGCGCGAGTCCATCGCCAGCCTCTACAACCGGCTCTACCGCCGGGGCATGCCCAGCCAGTACAGCGCGGAGAACGTGAGCCTGTCCGGCGGTGGCCGCGCGGCGCTCACCCGCGCCGCGGCCAGCCTGGGCGCCGTCAACCTGGGCCACTTCCTGCCGGACTACACGGCCTACGAGGAGCTGCTGGACGTCTTCAAGGCGTTCACCGCCATCCCCATCCTCCTGGAGGGTGAGCGCGGCTATGCCTTCACCGCGGAGGACTTGCGGCGCGAGGTGCAGGGCCGCGGCCTGTCGGCGCTGCTCTTCTCCAACCCCTGCAACCCCACCGGCAAGCTGGTGCACGGCGAGGAGATGGCGCGCTGGGTGAGCGTGGCCCGCGAGCACGAGTGCTCGTTGCTCGTCGACGAGTTCTATTCACACTACATCTGGACGGGCCGCCCCGGGCACCTGCCGGTGGAGAGCGCCGCCCGCTACGTGGAGGACGTGAACAAGGACCCGGTGGTCTTGTTCGACGGCTTCACGAAGAACTGGCGCTACCCGGGCTGGCGCATGACGTGGACGGTGGGGCCGCGTCAGGTCATCGAGGCCGTCTCCAGCGCGGGCAGCTTCCTGGATGGCGGTGGCAGCCGGCCGCTCCAGCGCGCGGCGATTCAACTCCTCCAGGAGGAACCCGTGGTGGCGGAGACGATGGCCATCCACAACGCCTTCCGGGAGAAGCGGGACCGCTTCCACTCCCGGCTGGAGCGCATCGGCATCCGCACGGACCGCGCGCCGGACGGCACCTTCTATGTCTGGGGCAACGTGTCTGGACTGCCGCCGCCGCTCAACGACGGCATGGGCTTCTTCCGCGCCGCGCTGGACCAGAAAATCATCGCCGTGCCGGGTGAGTTCTTCGACGTGAATCCCGGCAAGCGCCGCGCGCGCCCCTCGCGCTTCCGCGGCTACGTACGCCTGTCCTTCGGCCCGTCCATGGAGACGCTGGAGAAGGCCTTGTCGCGGTTGGAGGCCATGGTGCTCCACTACTCGCGCACGCCGGGTCAGCCGCCGCCGGCGCCCTGA